The proteins below come from a single Elgaria multicarinata webbii isolate HBS135686 ecotype San Diego chromosome 11, rElgMul1.1.pri, whole genome shotgun sequence genomic window:
- the LOC134406686 gene encoding olfactory receptor 11A1-like, producing MQKVDWRNETIITEFVLLGFGEHQEPQVLLFGLFLIIYIMTMAGNLLIIALVVTDQHLHTPMYFFLGNLSFLETCYSSTIIPRMLASFVTDKQSVSVHGCIVQLCTFGFLGATECYLLAAMSYDRYVAICNPLHYSILMNVKVCLQLVAGSWLSSFVLDITLLCFILQLTFCGHNVIDHFFCDFIPMIKLACSGGRQVQLISASFTSLCTLPPFILTITSYGYIITAILRIPSAAGRQKAFSTCSSHLIVVTIFYGTLIIVYLLPDTNELREMNKVFSVFYTILTPLINPFIYSLRNKQVKDGLRKAASKCARCI from the coding sequence ATGCAGAAAGtagactggagaaatgaaaccatTATTACAGAATTCGTCCTTCTAGggtttggagagcaccaggagcCTCAGGTCCTTCTCTTTGGGTTGTTTCTCATTATCTATATCATGACTATGGCTGGGAACCTCCTCATTATTGCACTAGTTGTGACCGATCAGCACCTACACACTCCAATGTATTTCTTCCTGGGCAATCTATCATTCTTGGAAACCTGCTACAGCTCAACCATCATCCCCAGAATGTTAGCCAGTTTTGTGACTGACAAACAAAGTGTTTCTGTTCATGGCTGCATTGTGCAATTGTGCACTTTTGGTTTCCTAGGAGCAACAGAATGCTATCTGCTGGCAGCAATGTCTTACGATCGCTATGTGGCAATATGCAACCCCCTGCATTACTCAATTCTTATGAATGTCAAGGTTTGTCTCCAACTGGTGGCTGGATCATGGCTTAGTAGTTTTGTGCTAGACATTACATTGCTATGTTTTATTTTGCAGTTAACCTTCTGTGGCCACAATGTCATTGATCATTTCTTTTGTGACTTCATTCCGATGATCAAACTGGCCTGCAGTGGTGGGCGTCAAGTCCAACTCATATCTGCTAGTTTTACCTCCCTCTGCACCTTGCCACCATTCATTTTAACCATAACATCATATGGATACATCATCACTGCCATTCTCAGAATCCCATCAGCCGCAGGGAGGCAGAAGGCCTTCTCTACCTGCTCGTCTCATCTCATTGTGGTGACTATTTTCTATGGAACCCTCATCATTGTGTACCTTTTGCCGGATACCAATGAACTGAGAGAGATGAATAAGGTGTTCTCTGTATTTTATACCATCCTGACACCTCTAATCAATCCCTTCATATACAGTCTGAGAAACAAACAAGTGAAGGATGGTCTGAGGAAAGCAGCTAGCAAATGCGCAAGGTGCATATGA